The proteins below are encoded in one region of Pomacea canaliculata isolate SZHN2017 linkage group LG7, ASM307304v1, whole genome shotgun sequence:
- the LOC112569635 gene encoding uncharacterized protein LOC112569635 — protein sequence MNYRFKCVDIQPNNHVSWLITKVDPTSSNQNQMTNVEVCYFNENVCQSFNEFTSAVKSNGDSILTYNPSQLDDTVSVTCRVFDNMLTRATSYMNDYTCNITLIRTAWCTVGNILDPTKNYECKFTEELENGSPGRMFGTQDGTHSFVMKAGNTAAECFFTYNYTLGINAFEVNLLPDNVRGRAIFHP from the exons ATGAATTACAGATTCAAATGTGTGGACATCCAACCTAACAACCACGTGTCCTGGTTGATCACAAAAGTGGATCCCACCAGTAGCAATCAGAACCAAATGACCAATGTTGAAGTCTGTTATTTCAACGAGAACGTGTGCCAATCCTTTAATGAGTTTACAAGTGCAGTTAAAAGTAACGGCGACAGTATACTTACTTACAACCCCAGCCAATTAGACGACACCGTCAGCGTCACGTGTAGAGTCTTTGACAACATGTTAACGCGCGCAACCTCCTACATGAACGACTACACCTGTAATATCACCTTGATAA GAACAGCATGGTGTACTGTTGGCAATATCCTCGATCCAACAAAAAACTATGAATGCAAATTTACTGAGGAGTTGGAG AATGGAAGTCCTGGGAGGATGTTTGGGACGCAAGATGGAACACACAGCTTTGTTATGAAAGCAGGGAACACCGCAGCCGAGTGCTTCTTCACATATAACTACACACTGGGAATAAACGCCTTTGAAGTAAACCTTCTTCCCGACAACGTCCGGGGCAGAGCGATATTCCACCCCTAA